In Archangium violaceum, the following are encoded in one genomic region:
- a CDS encoding metallophosphoesterase has translation MTRTIFIGDVHGCAEELDALLEECGYRKGDRVVLVGDLVAKGPDSAGVVRRARKRRLLAVRGNHDEHVLRWRAGKMPEGKKLKREHKQVLETLEDEDWEYLESLPLHLHIPELNVRVVHAGLVPGVPLKEQKPELMLNLRSITPDGEPSKKLEDGAPWASLWKGPELIIFGHDALRGVQRHPHAIGLDSGCVYGRRLTAYVLPEARFYSVEAKRVYMEL, from the coding sequence ATGACGCGAACCATCTTCATCGGAGACGTGCACGGCTGCGCGGAGGAGCTCGACGCGCTGCTGGAGGAGTGCGGCTACCGGAAGGGAGACCGGGTGGTGCTGGTGGGGGACCTGGTGGCGAAGGGACCGGACTCGGCGGGAGTGGTGCGCCGGGCGAGGAAACGCAGGCTGCTGGCGGTGCGAGGCAACCACGACGAGCACGTGCTGCGCTGGCGGGCGGGGAAGATGCCCGAGGGAAAGAAGCTCAAGCGCGAGCACAAGCAGGTGCTGGAGACGCTGGAGGACGAGGACTGGGAGTACCTCGAATCACTGCCGCTGCACCTGCACATCCCGGAGCTGAACGTCCGGGTGGTGCACGCGGGGCTGGTGCCCGGAGTACCGCTGAAGGAGCAGAAGCCGGAGCTGATGCTCAACCTGCGGAGCATCACGCCGGACGGAGAGCCGTCGAAGAAGCTGGAGGACGGAGCACCATGGGCGAGCCTGTGGAAGGGGCCCGAGCTCATCATCTTCGGCCACGACGCGCTGCGCGGGGTGCAGCGCCATCCGCACGCCATCGGGCTGGATTCGGGGTGCGTCTACGGCCGGCGGCTCACCGCGTACGTGCTGCCCGAGGCCCGCTTCTACTCGGTGGAGGCGAAGCGGGTGTACATGGAGCTCTGA
- a CDS encoding M1 family metallopeptidase, with protein sequence MPKTTRRAPLVLLAALSACVARQPLPAQDSASAPPAQAAAPAAPARPEPVSPSLRLPTRVRPTGYTAELTVDPAAPTFQGVVDIDLEVKEATDVLWLHGRYLTVKEATLTVDGRSVALTPARGSGDFLGFVPDSPLRPGAAHLRIAYEGQVSEREVIGAFRTLEDGAWYAFTQFEPTGARRVFPCFDEPDFKVPWQLTLHVPAGNVAVTNTPLVSESPRPGGGTTWRFARTQPLPSYLIAFGVGPFDFLEARPSGEKAVRTRIITPRGRAAEGTYAASVTPEILGHLERYFGMPYPYEKLDVLAVPLFGGAMEHPGLVTFNSGLILSRPTEDSLWRQRRFYDVQMHELAHQWFGDLVTMAWWDDLWLNESFATWAASRLVEDSRPAWDASIERVHTRSRALTTDSLVTARRIRQPIETEDDVFNAFDGITYGKGASVLAMAESWLGRDVFQRGVRRYVRAHAHGNATVKDFLDALSAEAGKDVSGVLGSFLDQGGAPLVTTRLDCSGKVPVVKLSQQRFLPVGSAGDARQLWKVPLCVRYGTGRQSARACTVMEGETAELALTGARSCPTWLLPNAEGAGYLRASLDGQMLGRLLSTESRQLTRAERVALLGDVRALVSAGALPAADVLGLLPGLAAEKDRQVFQASLDLLSLLEPRLLSDARQADRARFLRDIYGARARALGFTPRAHEDEDTRLLRPVLLDIAGKQGGEPKLVAEARQLTAKWLGDRESLAPELVGPTLGIAAAHGDAALHSKLMTALRSEKARKTRDQLIGALGEFTSPELVRENLKLLLDPSGDLRELGSLLRAAAGDVRTRDVAYAFVKEHYEALAARLPEEYVDGLTRTASEYCDPVHRQDAAAFFSERSARAAGGTRTLAQMLEGMDLCIAFKAAQGPGIESFLSSPRKVRAPAGR encoded by the coding sequence ATGCCCAAGACGACCCGACGCGCTCCGCTCGTCCTCCTGGCCGCCCTGTCGGCCTGTGTCGCTCGCCAGCCCCTTCCCGCTCAGGACTCCGCCAGCGCTCCCCCAGCCCAGGCGGCGGCCCCGGCCGCTCCCGCCCGGCCCGAGCCCGTCTCGCCCTCGTTGCGCCTGCCAACGCGGGTCCGCCCCACCGGCTACACCGCCGAGCTCACCGTCGACCCCGCCGCTCCCACCTTCCAGGGCGTGGTGGACATCGACCTGGAGGTGAAGGAGGCCACCGATGTCCTCTGGCTTCACGGCCGCTACCTCACCGTGAAGGAGGCGACGCTCACCGTGGACGGCCGGTCCGTGGCCCTCACCCCGGCCAGGGGCAGCGGGGACTTCCTCGGCTTCGTGCCCGACTCCCCGCTGCGGCCCGGCGCCGCGCACCTGCGCATCGCCTACGAGGGCCAGGTCTCCGAGCGCGAGGTCATCGGCGCCTTCCGCACCCTGGAGGATGGGGCGTGGTACGCCTTCACCCAGTTCGAGCCGACCGGAGCGCGCCGCGTCTTCCCGTGCTTCGACGAGCCGGACTTCAAGGTGCCCTGGCAGCTCACCCTCCACGTGCCCGCGGGCAACGTGGCCGTCACCAACACCCCGCTGGTGAGCGAGTCGCCCCGCCCGGGCGGTGGTACCACCTGGCGCTTCGCCCGCACCCAGCCGCTGCCCAGCTACCTCATCGCCTTCGGCGTGGGCCCCTTCGACTTCCTGGAGGCGAGGCCCTCGGGGGAGAAGGCCGTGCGCACCCGCATCATCACCCCGCGCGGCCGCGCCGCCGAGGGCACCTATGCCGCGAGCGTGACGCCGGAGATCCTCGGTCACCTGGAGCGCTACTTCGGCATGCCCTACCCGTACGAGAAGCTGGACGTGCTGGCCGTGCCGCTCTTCGGCGGCGCCATGGAGCACCCGGGCCTGGTGACGTTCAACTCGGGGCTCATCCTGTCCAGGCCCACCGAGGACTCGCTCTGGAGGCAGCGCCGCTTCTACGACGTGCAGATGCACGAGCTGGCGCACCAGTGGTTCGGCGACCTCGTCACCATGGCGTGGTGGGACGACCTGTGGCTCAACGAGTCCTTCGCCACCTGGGCCGCGTCGCGCCTCGTCGAGGACTCCCGGCCCGCGTGGGACGCCTCCATCGAGCGCGTGCACACCCGCTCCCGGGCGCTGACCACCGACAGCCTGGTGACGGCGCGCCGCATCCGCCAGCCCATCGAGACCGAGGATGATGTCTTCAACGCCTTCGATGGCATCACCTATGGCAAGGGCGCCTCGGTGCTGGCCATGGCCGAGTCCTGGCTGGGCCGCGACGTCTTCCAGCGCGGCGTGCGGCGCTACGTGCGCGCCCATGCCCACGGCAACGCCACCGTGAAGGACTTCCTCGACGCCCTCTCGGCCGAGGCGGGCAAGGACGTGTCCGGCGTGCTGGGCTCCTTCCTGGACCAGGGCGGCGCGCCGCTCGTCACCACGCGGCTGGACTGCTCGGGCAAGGTGCCGGTGGTGAAGCTCTCGCAGCAGCGCTTCCTGCCGGTGGGCTCCGCGGGCGACGCGAGGCAGTTGTGGAAGGTGCCCCTGTGCGTGCGCTACGGCACGGGCCGGCAGTCGGCCCGGGCCTGCACCGTCATGGAGGGAGAGACGGCCGAGCTGGCCCTGACCGGGGCTCGCTCCTGCCCCACCTGGCTCCTGCCCAACGCGGAGGGCGCCGGCTACCTGCGCGCCTCCCTGGATGGACAGATGCTGGGCCGGCTCCTCTCCACCGAGAGCCGTCAGCTCACCCGCGCCGAGCGCGTGGCCCTGCTCGGGGACGTGCGGGCCCTGGTGAGCGCGGGAGCGCTGCCGGCCGCGGACGTGCTCGGCCTGCTGCCGGGGCTGGCCGCGGAGAAGGACCGCCAGGTGTTCCAGGCCTCGTTGGACCTGCTGAGCCTCCTCGAGCCCAGGCTTCTCTCCGATGCGCGCCAGGCGGACCGGGCGCGCTTCCTGCGCGACATCTATGGAGCTCGTGCCCGGGCGCTCGGCTTCACCCCGCGGGCCCACGAGGACGAGGACACCCGGCTGCTGCGCCCCGTGCTGCTGGACATCGCCGGCAAGCAGGGCGGGGAGCCGAAGCTGGTGGCCGAGGCCAGGCAGCTCACGGCGAAGTGGCTGGGGGACCGGGAGTCCCTCGCTCCCGAGCTGGTGGGCCCCACGCTGGGCATCGCCGCCGCGCATGGAGATGCCGCCCTGCACTCGAAGCTGATGACGGCGCTGCGCTCGGAGAAGGCACGCAAGACGCGGGACCAGCTCATCGGCGCGCTGGGCGAGTTCACCTCTCCCGAGCTGGTGCGAGAGAACCTGAAGCTGCTGCTGGATCCCTCCGGGGACCTGCGCGAGCTGGGGTCGCTGCTGCGCGCCGCGGCCGGGGACGTGCGCACGCGCGACGTGGCCTACGCCTTCGTGAAGGAGCACTACGAGGCGCTCGCCGCGCGCCTGCCGGAGGAGTACGTGGATGGGCTGACGCGGACGGCCAGCGAGTACTGCGACCCCGTGCACCGCCAGGATGCCGCCGCCTTCTTCAGCGAGCGCAGCGCACGCGCCGCCGGAGGCACCCGGACCCTCGCCCAGATGCTCGAGGGAATGGACTTGTGCATCGCCTTCAAGGCGGCGCAGGGCCCCGGCATCGAGTCCTTCCTCTCCTCGCCCAGGAAGGTGCGCGCCCCGGCCGGACGCTGA
- a CDS encoding enoyl-CoA hydratase, producing MSDTLLTNLDAGILTLTFNRPQKKNAFTGEMYDAAAWALLDADKNDAVRVVVLTGAGGAFTAGNDLKDFLETPPTGEDSPVFRFLRALAHHTRPVVAGVDGVAVGIGTTLLLHCDYVAASERAVFSMPFVNLGLSPEGASSVLLPRLAGMALASELLMFGEPFDAATALRAGIVNQVVPEAGLAELVQKRAAALAAKPVESLRLTKRLLREPVRATVDEALSREGALFVQRLGSTEAREAFNAFLSKKK from the coding sequence ATGTCCGACACGCTGCTGACGAACCTCGACGCGGGAATCCTCACCCTCACCTTCAACCGGCCCCAGAAGAAGAACGCCTTCACCGGCGAGATGTACGACGCGGCCGCCTGGGCCCTGCTCGACGCCGACAAGAACGACGCGGTGCGCGTGGTGGTGCTCACCGGCGCGGGCGGCGCCTTCACCGCGGGCAACGACCTCAAGGACTTCCTCGAGACGCCTCCCACCGGCGAGGACAGCCCCGTGTTCCGCTTCCTGCGCGCCCTCGCGCACCACACCCGCCCCGTGGTGGCCGGCGTGGACGGCGTGGCGGTGGGCATCGGCACCACCCTGCTGCTGCACTGTGACTACGTGGCCGCCTCCGAGCGCGCCGTCTTCAGCATGCCCTTCGTCAACCTGGGCCTCAGCCCCGAGGGTGCCTCCAGCGTGCTGCTGCCCCGCCTGGCGGGCATGGCGCTCGCCTCCGAGCTCCTCATGTTCGGCGAGCCCTTCGACGCCGCCACCGCCCTGCGCGCCGGCATCGTCAACCAGGTGGTGCCCGAGGCCGGCCTCGCCGAGCTCGTCCAGAAGCGCGCCGCCGCGCTCGCCGCCAAGCCCGTGGAGTCGCTGCGCCTCACCAAGCGCCTGCTGCGCGAGCCCGTGCGCGCCACCGTGGACGAGGCCCTCTCGCGCGAGGGCGCCCTCTTCGTCCAGCGGCTCGGCTCGACCGAGGCCCGCGAGGCCTTCAACGCCTTCCTCTCCAAGAAGAAGTAG
- a CDS encoding DUF1361 domain-containing protein — protein sequence MLSLLRLHGLLPVLLSGTVAVVMLQARLEWSGRMSFIFLVWNLFLAFVPYGLALLAGLLHARGLARWWNLLPLGVAWLLSFPNAPYLVTDFIHLKPRPGVPMWFDAAMLASFAASGWLMGLLSLEVWKRLLEERWGRAAAWGGVLAASVLCGYGIYLGRFERWNSWHVLSRPGSLFEAVLGHLSEPLTYRWLVGTTLVFAALVLLSYLAFETLVTRCRTARVRA from the coding sequence GTGTTGTCCCTCCTCCGACTCCACGGTTTGCTGCCGGTGCTGCTCAGCGGCACGGTGGCCGTCGTGATGCTCCAGGCCCGGCTCGAGTGGAGCGGGAGGATGAGCTTCATCTTCCTGGTGTGGAACCTGTTCCTCGCGTTCGTGCCGTATGGGCTCGCGCTGCTGGCGGGCCTGCTGCACGCGCGAGGGCTGGCGCGGTGGTGGAACCTGCTGCCGTTGGGGGTGGCGTGGCTGCTGTCGTTCCCCAACGCGCCGTACCTGGTGACGGACTTCATCCACCTGAAGCCCCGGCCGGGCGTGCCGATGTGGTTCGACGCGGCGATGCTGGCGAGCTTCGCGGCCAGCGGGTGGTTGATGGGGCTGCTGTCACTGGAGGTGTGGAAGCGGCTGTTGGAGGAGCGGTGGGGGAGGGCGGCGGCGTGGGGAGGGGTGCTGGCGGCTTCGGTGCTGTGCGGCTACGGCATCTACCTGGGGCGCTTCGAGCGGTGGAACAGCTGGCATGTGCTGAGCAGGCCGGGGTCGCTCTTCGAGGCGGTGCTCGGGCACCTGAGCGAGCCGCTGACGTACCGGTGGCTGGTGGGGACGACGCTCGTGTTCGCCGCGCTGGTGCTGCTCTCGTATCTGGCGTTCGAGACCCTGGTGACGAGGTGCCGGACGGCGCGGGTCCGGGCGTGA
- a CDS encoding dienelactone hydrolase family protein, protein MAVEREVEVVAGDVRLGGTLAVPEGARGLVIFAHGSGSSRHSPRNRYVAYSLRMAGLGTLLFDLLTEEEEEEDEVTAALRFDIDFLARRLGEVTDWVLGHPELGRMRVGYFGSSTGAAAALVAAAERPKTIAAVVSRGGRPDLAGGALERVVAPTLFIVGGADDVVLELNQRAMERLGGPKELEVIAGATHLFEERGALERVAEVAAGWFTRILGVPQELETRP, encoded by the coding sequence ATGGCCGTGGAGCGGGAAGTCGAGGTGGTGGCCGGGGATGTGAGGCTCGGAGGGACGCTCGCCGTTCCGGAGGGTGCACGGGGGCTGGTCATCTTCGCGCACGGCAGTGGGAGCAGCCGGCACAGTCCGCGCAACCGGTACGTGGCGTATTCGCTGCGGATGGCGGGGTTGGGGACGCTGCTGTTCGACCTGCTGACGGAGGAAGAGGAGGAGGAGGACGAGGTGACGGCGGCGCTGCGCTTCGACATCGACTTCCTGGCGAGGCGGTTGGGAGAGGTGACGGACTGGGTGTTGGGGCATCCGGAGCTGGGACGGATGCGGGTGGGCTACTTCGGGTCGAGTACGGGGGCGGCGGCGGCGCTGGTGGCGGCGGCGGAGCGCCCGAAGACGATCGCGGCGGTGGTGTCGAGGGGAGGGAGGCCGGATCTGGCGGGGGGGGCGTTGGAGCGGGTGGTGGCACCGACGCTGTTCATCGTGGGAGGAGCGGACGACGTGGTGTTGGAGCTGAACCAGCGGGCGATGGAGAGGCTGGGGGGGCCGAAGGAGCTGGAGGTGATCGCGGGTGCGACGCACCTCTTCGAGGAGCGAGGGGCGTTGGAGCGGGTGGCGGAGGTAGCGGCGGGCTGGTTCACGCGCATCCTGGGGGTGCCACAGGAGCTCGAGACGAGACCCTGA
- a CDS encoding ATP-binding protein: MPRWFNTAGPCRADRNYMLPALRRLPEVLPLIDQESYFVLHAPRQVGKTTALRALAEELTASGRYAALHFSCESGEVAGDDFTAAQQAILSRIRRSAELYLPAELHPPPFPEAPDISLLGTALAAWARACPRRLVLFFDEIDALRGQSLLSVLRQLRDGFSDRPTGFPTSVILCGLRDVRDYKVTSGDRGHLGTSSPFNIKVESLTLRNFTRDEVAELYQQHTDDTGQVFLPEAVDRAFYWTQGQPWLVNALARQMVEQLVTDRNQPLTAAHVDVAKEILLRRQDTHLDSLAERLREPRVRRILEPMLAGIALGDVPEDDLRFVQDLGLVRMASTGGMEVANPLYREIIPRVLANTAMASLPRLPATWLRADGRLDMERLMEAFLAFWRQHGQPLLGTAPYHEISPHLVLMAFLHRVANGGGTLEREYAIGTGRMDLCLRYGPDTLALELKVWRDGEKDPLEEGLAQLDGYLAGLGLESGWLVIFDRRGGQPPMAERTRATPATTPAGRQVTVVRA; this comes from the coding sequence ATGCCTCGCTGGTTCAACACCGCTGGTCCCTGCCGAGCGGACCGCAATTACATGCTTCCCGCCTTGCGGCGCCTGCCGGAGGTGCTCCCTCTCATCGACCAGGAAAGCTACTTCGTTCTTCACGCTCCCCGGCAGGTGGGCAAGACGACGGCCCTGCGGGCACTTGCCGAGGAGCTCACCGCCTCTGGGCGGTACGCCGCGCTCCATTTCTCCTGTGAGAGCGGAGAGGTGGCAGGCGACGACTTCACTGCCGCCCAGCAGGCCATCCTGTCGCGCATCCGCCGGAGCGCCGAACTCTACCTGCCCGCTGAACTGCACCCACCTCCCTTCCCCGAGGCTCCCGACATCTCGCTTCTGGGCACGGCTCTCGCTGCCTGGGCACGCGCCTGTCCTCGGCGCCTGGTGCTCTTCTTCGATGAAATCGACGCCCTGCGTGGCCAGAGCCTCCTGAGTGTACTGCGCCAGCTCCGCGACGGCTTCTCCGACCGCCCCACCGGCTTCCCCACTTCCGTCATCCTGTGTGGCCTGCGTGACGTGCGTGATTACAAGGTGACCTCTGGCGATCGCGGCCATCTGGGCACCTCCAGCCCCTTCAACATCAAGGTCGAGTCGCTCACCCTGCGCAATTTCACGCGCGACGAGGTGGCCGAGCTGTACCAGCAGCACACCGACGACACTGGCCAGGTGTTCCTCCCCGAGGCCGTGGATCGAGCCTTCTATTGGACGCAGGGTCAGCCCTGGCTGGTCAACGCGCTGGCGCGGCAGATGGTGGAGCAACTGGTGACGGATCGGAATCAGCCCCTCACCGCCGCCCATGTGGACGTCGCCAAGGAGATCCTCCTGCGACGTCAGGACACGCACCTGGACAGCCTTGCCGAGCGCCTGCGCGAGCCTCGCGTGCGGCGCATCCTCGAGCCCATGCTCGCCGGCATTGCCCTGGGCGACGTGCCCGAGGATGACCTGCGCTTCGTCCAGGATCTGGGTCTGGTGCGCATGGCGTCGACCGGGGGCATGGAAGTGGCCAACCCGCTCTACCGGGAGATCATCCCGCGGGTGTTGGCGAACACGGCGATGGCCTCGCTACCCCGGCTGCCCGCGACATGGCTGCGGGCCGACGGTCGGCTCGACATGGAGCGCCTCATGGAGGCGTTCCTCGCCTTCTGGCGACAGCACGGCCAGCCGCTGCTGGGAACCGCGCCCTATCATGAGATCTCTCCCCACCTGGTGCTCATGGCCTTCCTGCACCGGGTGGCCAATGGCGGCGGCACGCTGGAGCGCGAGTACGCCATCGGTACGGGGCGCATGGACCTGTGCCTGCGCTACGGGCCAGACACGCTGGCCCTGGAGCTGAAGGTGTGGCGCGATGGAGAGAAGGACCCGCTGGAGGAGGGGCTGGCCCAGCTCGACGGCTACCTGGCCGGGCTGGGGCTCGAGAGCGGGTGGCTCGTCATCTTCGATCGGCGCGGCGGCCAGCCGCCCATGGCCGAGCGCACCCGAGCCACCCCCGCCACGACCCCCGCGGGCCGACAGGTAACGGTGGTTCGGGCCTGA
- a CDS encoding lysophospholipid acyltransferase family protein, with protein MSAPVSAPESPRLPVPPARLTQVLGERPGPVVGWVVNRLLDAVCALPASTRDALARFVGWLAFSLGIRRRVALENLRHAYPDMSEAERRRIALGAYVTMTRVVLESIDERDHVELGWAEPEVQGGAWGALKETVAKGQGAIIVTAHFGNWERAGKLVCQRGIPLNALVRPLKGALNMRIVDNRLKAGVGLIYPKGAIAQVHEAVKLGESVLMLLDQALPAKAAVFVPFFGRPASTTPAMAVVARRTGAPVFVVMGVRDASGRRLRLEVEGPIPPPEGVSEQDAITAHTAAVTAVLEKYIRRYPDQWLWLHRRWKVQPPPEGPPSLQG; from the coding sequence GTGTCCGCCCCTGTCTCCGCTCCCGAGTCTCCGCGCCTTCCCGTTCCTCCCGCCCGTCTCACCCAGGTGCTCGGCGAGCGCCCGGGGCCGGTGGTGGGGTGGGTCGTCAACCGGCTGCTGGACGCGGTGTGCGCGCTGCCGGCGTCCACGCGCGACGCGCTCGCCCGCTTCGTGGGGTGGCTGGCGTTCTCCCTGGGCATCCGCCGCCGGGTGGCCCTGGAGAACCTGAGACATGCGTACCCCGACATGAGCGAGGCCGAGCGGCGGAGGATTGCCCTCGGGGCCTACGTCACCATGACGCGCGTGGTGCTCGAGTCCATCGACGAGAGGGACCACGTGGAGCTGGGGTGGGCGGAGCCGGAGGTGCAGGGAGGGGCGTGGGGTGCGCTGAAGGAGACGGTCGCGAAGGGGCAGGGAGCGATCATCGTGACGGCGCACTTCGGCAACTGGGAGCGTGCGGGGAAGCTGGTGTGCCAGCGAGGGATTCCGTTGAACGCGCTCGTGCGCCCGCTGAAGGGGGCGCTGAACATGCGCATCGTGGACAACCGGCTGAAGGCGGGGGTGGGGCTCATCTACCCGAAGGGAGCCATCGCGCAGGTGCACGAGGCGGTGAAGCTGGGCGAGTCGGTGCTGATGCTGTTGGACCAGGCGCTGCCGGCGAAGGCGGCGGTGTTCGTGCCCTTCTTCGGGAGGCCGGCGTCCACGACACCGGCGATGGCGGTGGTGGCGCGGCGCACGGGGGCGCCGGTGTTCGTGGTGATGGGAGTACGGGACGCGAGCGGGCGCAGGCTGCGGCTGGAGGTGGAGGGACCCATTCCACCGCCCGAGGGAGTGAGCGAGCAGGACGCCATCACGGCGCACACGGCGGCGGTGACGGCGGTGCTGGAGAAGTACATCCGGCGCTACCCGGATCAGTGGCTGTGGCTGCACCGGAGGTGGAAGGTGCAACCCCCGCCGGAAGGCCCCCCCAGCCTCCAGGGTTGA
- a CDS encoding phosphoribosyltransferase: MRFRDRKDGGCQLAALLKGYRDESPLVLGLPRGGVPVAYEVARTLGAPLDVWVVRKVGAPGQPELGLGAVAEGGALFLDRGMIRSLGYSETEVMQVAEREAEEVSVRIARFRGPHPAPDLEGRTVLLVDDGVATGGTMRAAIRALRERRPRKIVLAVPVGAVESLDSLSAEVDDVVCAHPAEFMMAVGEFYEDFRQTSDEEVQRLLARAREERQGASGPDAVMDAGDNWWV; the protein is encoded by the coding sequence ATGCGCTTTCGAGACAGAAAGGACGGGGGCTGTCAGTTGGCGGCCCTGCTGAAGGGATACCGGGACGAGTCTCCCCTGGTGCTCGGTCTACCGCGAGGCGGAGTCCCGGTGGCCTACGAGGTCGCCCGCACGCTGGGGGCGCCGTTGGACGTGTGGGTGGTGCGCAAGGTGGGAGCGCCGGGGCAGCCGGAGCTGGGGCTGGGGGCGGTGGCCGAGGGGGGAGCGCTCTTCCTGGACCGGGGAATGATCCGGTCGCTGGGCTACTCCGAGACGGAGGTGATGCAGGTGGCCGAGCGAGAGGCGGAGGAAGTGTCGGTCCGCATCGCGCGCTTCCGCGGCCCGCATCCGGCGCCGGACCTCGAGGGACGTACGGTCCTCCTGGTGGACGACGGCGTGGCCACGGGTGGCACGATGCGAGCGGCCATCCGGGCGCTGAGGGAGAGGCGCCCACGGAAGATCGTGCTCGCGGTGCCGGTGGGCGCGGTGGAGTCACTGGACTCGCTGAGCGCCGAGGTGGACGACGTGGTCTGCGCGCATCCAGCCGAGTTCATGATGGCGGTGGGCGAGTTCTACGAGGACTTCCGTCAGACGTCGGACGAGGAGGTGCAGCGATTGCTGGCGCGGGCGCGCGAGGAGCGCCAGGGGGCGAGCGGCCCCGACGCGGTGATGGATGCCGGGGACAATTGGTGGGTGTGA
- a CDS encoding ribose-phosphate diphosphokinase: MDLTVFSGTANRPLGESLARALGRPLGKCNLERFPDGELHVELQEDVRGRDVCLIQPTVPPVGENLLELLLMADACWRGGAKRLMAALPYFGYARQDRRTSTGEALGGKLVADLLERGHFERLVAVNLHTPSLEGCFAMPLEHLNAGTLLAEAVRPLAGPGAVVVSPDLGAVKLAERYARQLGLPLAIVHKSRTSGADVSVRGLVGEVKGLRPIIVDDLISTGGTIAATAEAVREAGCADEITVVATHALLVGPAVERLSKVPIRRLISTDSVVPHRELPFHHEVVSLAPLLADAIRRVTGNGH, translated from the coding sequence ATGGACCTGACCGTCTTCAGCGGCACCGCCAACCGCCCGCTCGGCGAGTCGCTCGCCCGAGCCCTCGGACGTCCCCTCGGCAAGTGCAACCTCGAGCGCTTCCCGGATGGCGAGCTGCACGTGGAGCTCCAGGAGGACGTGCGAGGCCGCGACGTGTGTCTCATCCAACCCACGGTGCCGCCGGTGGGAGAGAACCTGCTGGAGCTGCTGTTGATGGCGGACGCGTGCTGGCGAGGGGGCGCGAAGCGGCTCATGGCGGCGCTGCCCTACTTCGGCTACGCGCGACAGGACCGGCGCACGAGCACCGGCGAGGCGCTCGGCGGAAAGCTGGTGGCGGACCTGCTGGAGCGCGGACACTTCGAGCGGCTGGTGGCGGTGAACCTGCACACGCCCTCGCTGGAGGGCTGCTTCGCCATGCCGCTGGAGCACCTCAACGCGGGCACCCTGCTGGCCGAGGCCGTGCGTCCGCTCGCGGGCCCGGGCGCGGTGGTGGTGTCGCCGGACCTGGGCGCGGTGAAGCTGGCGGAGCGGTACGCGCGCCAGCTGGGGCTGCCGCTGGCCATCGTCCACAAGAGCCGGACGAGCGGTGCCGACGTGAGTGTGCGGGGACTGGTGGGTGAGGTGAAGGGGCTGCGGCCCATCATCGTGGACGACCTCATCTCCACGGGAGGCACCATCGCGGCCACGGCGGAGGCGGTGCGCGAGGCGGGTTGCGCGGATGAGATTACGGTGGTGGCCACCCATGCGCTGCTGGTGGGTCCCGCGGTGGAGCGGCTGAGCAAGGTGCCCATCCGCCGCCTCATCTCCACCGACAGCGTGGTGCCCCACAGGGAGCTGCCCTTCCACCACGAGGTGGTGAGCCTCGCCCCGCTGCTCGCCGACGCCATCCGCCGCGTCACGGGCAACGGGCACTGA